A single genomic interval of Stieleria maiorica harbors:
- a CDS encoding alpha/beta hydrolase family protein: MGVAQESSDLEPRGVFPAASPLEIDGDLASRMVDGVDRYLLRKIDQSAARRLRHWNRNFESELTYSQSVQPNRERLARILGAHDDRVSPVDIERRFVVAAADVRAPSGYRVHCVRWPVLEDPDPGRSIVSVYGEGLLLEPVEPAAVTANVIAIPDCDRTPSQISGVSEGIGRDLQFARRLAEQNCRVLVPMLINREINPRGRAKLTNREYIYRAAFELGRHPVGYEVQTVRAAIDGFDSALPIGVIGAGDGGRIALATAALDQRIDAVCVAGCIGKSESVWTEPIDRNVFGLLDEFGNAEMLTLIAPRKVLVNHARIAERTFDGSGSGAPGVIASIPFSEGQQEVERARQFARLWIENDHWNVEETTLRDAPCDQETTDRFVESLTGRASAGVPPSDLKVTQLVDEASMQTRLVERLDRHNQLLLRESPFVRKEFMNDLDTSSVESYVRSSQHYRNFFRHSVIGHFDDPLLPPNARVRKTYRQPGWTGYEVVLDVFDDVIAYGVLLLPDNLKPEEKRPVVVCQHGLEGRPTDTFLGDHRAYHDFAANLARRGFIVFAPQNPYLFKDRFRTLQRKANPLGKTLFSVIVPQHQQIVDWLQTLPQVDPQRIAFYGLSYGGKSAMRIPALVTDYCLSICSADFNEWVLKNASTRHPFSYVGTGEYEIFEWNLGETFNYAEMAALICPRPFMVERGHFDGVGTDQWVAFEYAKVRNLYAARLKIGDRTEIEWFDGPHTINGKGTFDFLHKHLDWPKPASD; the protein is encoded by the coding sequence ATGGGGGTTGCTCAAGAGTCCTCGGACCTTGAGCCACGTGGAGTCTTTCCCGCTGCGTCGCCGCTTGAAATTGATGGTGATCTCGCATCACGGATGGTCGACGGCGTCGATCGGTACTTGCTCCGCAAAATCGACCAGTCCGCCGCGAGACGCTTGCGGCATTGGAACCGCAACTTTGAATCCGAACTGACCTATTCCCAGTCGGTTCAGCCCAACCGCGAACGCTTGGCCCGAATCCTCGGCGCCCATGATGACCGCGTGTCGCCGGTCGACATCGAACGCCGTTTTGTCGTCGCAGCCGCCGACGTTCGCGCGCCGTCAGGTTATCGAGTGCATTGCGTCCGATGGCCCGTTCTGGAAGATCCCGATCCGGGCCGCTCGATCGTTTCCGTCTACGGCGAAGGGCTATTGCTGGAACCAGTGGAGCCCGCCGCGGTGACCGCCAATGTGATCGCGATCCCGGATTGCGACCGAACACCCTCGCAAATCAGTGGCGTATCCGAGGGGATCGGCCGCGACTTGCAATTCGCCCGACGGTTGGCCGAACAAAACTGTCGTGTTCTCGTTCCCATGTTGATCAATCGCGAAATCAATCCACGAGGCCGCGCCAAACTGACCAACCGAGAGTACATCTATCGCGCGGCGTTTGAACTCGGTCGCCATCCGGTCGGCTATGAAGTCCAGACGGTGCGGGCGGCGATCGATGGCTTCGATTCCGCGTTGCCGATCGGGGTGATCGGCGCCGGCGACGGCGGACGCATTGCCCTGGCAACCGCCGCGCTCGACCAGCGTATCGATGCGGTCTGTGTCGCCGGCTGCATCGGCAAAAGCGAATCGGTTTGGACCGAGCCGATCGATCGGAATGTCTTTGGCCTGCTCGATGAATTTGGCAATGCGGAAATGCTGACGTTGATCGCGCCCCGCAAAGTGTTGGTCAATCATGCCCGCATCGCCGAACGGACTTTTGACGGCAGTGGTAGTGGTGCTCCCGGGGTGATCGCGTCCATTCCCTTCAGCGAAGGCCAGCAAGAAGTCGAACGCGCACGCCAGTTCGCGCGGCTTTGGATCGAAAACGATCATTGGAACGTCGAAGAAACAACATTGCGTGACGCACCATGTGACCAGGAAACGACGGACCGCTTTGTCGAATCGCTGACCGGTCGCGCGTCTGCCGGAGTGCCGCCAAGCGATCTCAAGGTGACACAGTTGGTTGATGAGGCGTCGATGCAAACACGTCTGGTGGAACGACTTGATCGACATAATCAACTGTTGTTACGCGAATCGCCTTTCGTCCGCAAGGAATTCATGAACGACCTGGACACGAGTTCTGTGGAGAGCTACGTCCGGTCATCGCAGCACTATCGCAACTTTTTTCGTCACTCCGTCATCGGCCACTTCGACGATCCGCTACTGCCGCCCAATGCCCGTGTCCGTAAAACCTATCGCCAACCCGGCTGGACCGGATACGAAGTGGTGCTGGATGTTTTTGACGATGTGATCGCCTACGGAGTGCTGCTTCTGCCGGACAACCTGAAGCCCGAGGAAAAACGTCCGGTCGTCGTCTGCCAGCACGGTCTGGAGGGTCGCCCCACCGATACCTTCCTCGGCGACCATCGCGCCTACCACGACTTTGCCGCCAACCTCGCTCGGCGCGGCTTCATCGTTTTTGCCCCGCAGAATCCGTACCTGTTCAAAGACCGTTTTCGAACGCTTCAACGCAAAGCCAACCCGCTGGGCAAGACGCTGTTTTCGGTGATCGTTCCCCAGCACCAACAGATCGTCGATTGGCTGCAGACCCTGCCCCAGGTCGATCCCCAGCGGATCGCGTTTTACGGTCTCAGCTACGGTGGAAAGTCTGCGATGCGAATTCCCGCACTCGTGACCGACTACTGTCTCTCGATCTGTTCGGCCGATTTCAATGAATGGGTGCTCAAAAACGCCTCAACCCGGCACCCGTTCAGCTATGTCGGCACGGGGGAATACGAGATCTTTGAGTGGAACCTCGGCGAGACGTTCAACTATGCCGAGATGGCGGCGCTGATCTGCCCCCGCCCCTTCATGGTCGAACGGGGGCATTTCGACGGCGTGGGCACTGACCAGTGGGTTGCGTTTGAATACGCAAAAGTGCGAAATCTGTATGCCGCCCGACTCAAAATCGGCGACCGGACCGAGATCGAATGGTTCGACGGCCCCCACACGATCAACGGCAAAGGCACGTTCGATTTCTTGCACAAACATCTCGATTGGCCGAAACCGGCATCAGATTAG
- a CDS encoding adenylate kinase family protein: MHKYVIMGVQGCGKGTQAAKLVETFDLVHISVGDIFRWHIKNHTKLGAQVKRIVASGNLVGDDVVEGIVHRRLDEHDWNYGFILDGFPRSESQALFFLETYDIDAVIHIEVPDEVVRQRVLSRRLCSGCGLDYNLISHRPEVEDVCDVCGSPLRSRPDDTEEALAGRLKDYHSKTKPVLSLFERKELVLNIDGTASPDAIHLEIRKKLGR; encoded by the coding sequence ATGCACAAATACGTGATCATGGGCGTTCAAGGATGTGGCAAGGGAACGCAGGCGGCCAAACTGGTCGAGACGTTTGATTTGGTGCACATCAGTGTCGGGGACATTTTTCGCTGGCACATCAAGAATCACACCAAGCTGGGCGCCCAAGTCAAGCGGATCGTCGCATCGGGCAACCTGGTCGGCGACGACGTGGTGGAAGGCATCGTGCATCGGCGGTTGGACGAACACGACTGGAATTACGGATTCATCCTGGACGGATTTCCCCGCAGCGAGTCGCAAGCGTTGTTCTTCTTGGAGACCTATGACATCGACGCGGTGATCCACATCGAGGTGCCCGATGAAGTTGTCCGCCAACGCGTCTTGTCGCGGCGATTGTGCAGCGGATGTGGGCTGGACTACAACCTGATCTCACACCGTCCGGAGGTCGAAGACGTCTGTGACGTGTGCGGAAGCCCGTTGCGATCGCGTCCCGACGACACCGAAGAAGCGCTGGCGGGGCGGTTAAAGGATTACCACTCGAAAACCAAGCCGGTGCTAAGCCTGTTTGAGCGCAAGGAGTTGGTGCTAAACATCGACGGGACCGCATCACCCGATGCGATCCATCTAGAAATCCGCAAAAAACTGGGGCGTTGA
- a CDS encoding outer membrane protein assembly factor BamB family protein, giving the protein MRVGLLFTMLVVGAICHAEDWPGWRGPRGDGTSHETDVPTEWDAASGKNIRWKTPIAGAGYSSPVLVGDSIFLTSCDQTTQARLLHCLDRANGTPKWTREVIAAPLEGMHKLNSHASGTPAADADHVYVTFFQTDDTSGKRGEPGEMVVASYDHRGNQQWLVTVGAFSSIHGYCTSPVLFENLLLVNGDHDGESYLAALDKTTGDLVWKTPRVHQTRSYVTPLLREIDGQMQAVMTGSKRVAGFDPRSGRRLWWIEGPTEQFVASMVYDDQNFYLTAGFPTYHVMSIRPGGVGDVTDTHVNWHVTAAQSYVPSPVVTGGLLFIADDRGIAHCFDTESGERLWRERLGRHFSASLVTAGGLVYFTTDDGETIVMKASREPVVVAENSLGESVFASPAISDGKLYLRTREHLYCIGNP; this is encoded by the coding sequence ATGAGAGTCGGATTACTTTTCACCATGCTTGTCGTCGGTGCCATCTGTCACGCCGAAGACTGGCCGGGGTGGCGCGGCCCACGCGGTGATGGAACCAGTCACGAAACCGACGTTCCGACCGAGTGGGACGCCGCCAGCGGAAAGAATATTCGGTGGAAAACGCCCATCGCCGGGGCGGGATATTCCTCGCCCGTCCTCGTCGGCGATTCAATTTTCCTGACGTCCTGCGACCAGACCACGCAAGCTCGCTTGCTGCATTGCCTGGATCGTGCCAACGGCACCCCCAAGTGGACGCGCGAGGTGATCGCGGCGCCGCTGGAGGGCATGCACAAATTGAATAGCCACGCGTCGGGAACCCCCGCGGCCGACGCTGACCACGTCTACGTCACGTTCTTTCAAACCGATGATACCAGCGGCAAACGCGGCGAACCGGGCGAGATGGTCGTTGCCAGCTACGATCACCGGGGAAATCAACAGTGGTTGGTCACCGTCGGAGCGTTCTCCAGCATTCACGGCTATTGCACCAGCCCGGTCCTTTTTGAAAACTTGCTGCTGGTCAACGGAGATCACGACGGTGAATCGTATCTGGCAGCACTCGACAAAACGACGGGCGATCTGGTCTGGAAAACCCCGCGCGTGCATCAGACACGAAGCTACGTCACGCCGCTGTTGCGTGAAATCGACGGCCAAATGCAGGCGGTCATGACCGGCAGCAAACGTGTCGCCGGATTCGACCCACGCAGCGGCCGGCGACTTTGGTGGATCGAAGGTCCGACCGAGCAATTCGTCGCGTCGATGGTCTATGACGATCAAAACTTCTACCTGACGGCCGGCTTTCCGACCTACCACGTGATGTCGATTCGTCCCGGCGGCGTCGGTGATGTCACCGACACCCACGTCAACTGGCACGTGACCGCGGCGCAGAGCTATGTCCCGTCGCCCGTGGTCACCGGCGGATTGCTATTCATCGCCGACGACCGCGGCATCGCCCATTGTTTCGACACGGAGTCGGGCGAGCGACTGTGGCGCGAGCGTTTGGGACGCCACTTCAGCGCCTCGCTGGTGACCGCCGGCGGCTTGGTCTACTTTACCACCGATGACGGCGAAACGATCGTGATGAAAGCATCACGAGAGCCCGTGGTCGTCGCAGAAAACTCCCTCGGTGAATCGGTGTTCGCGTCACCGGCAATCTCCGACGGAAAACTGTATCTCCGAACCCGTGAGCATTTGTATTGTATTGGAAATCCTTGA
- a CDS encoding ParA family protein produces the protein MRSIAVINQKGGVGKTTSSVNLSAALAQSGRRVCVMDLDPQAHASLHLGITAVDDQPSMYEILCSDATIAEAKRQVNDNLCVVPSNLDLAAAELELAGEVGREMILRDKLDDDPDEYDYLILDCPPSLGVLTVNALVAVNEVFLPLQPHFLALHGLSKLLRTIEVVSRRLNDQLRLSGVMLCMYDSNTRLAAEVSTDIDEFFQATKGGREFFRGAKFFETRIRRNVRLAEAPSFGQSIFQYAPQSNGSIDYQALAEEVIAQEQNGSAEEPVAVVQQHNAAVEQRIAA, from the coding sequence ATGCGCTCCATCGCTGTGATCAACCAAAAAGGCGGGGTTGGAAAAACCACCAGTTCGGTGAACCTTTCGGCGGCTCTGGCCCAGTCCGGACGCCGCGTTTGCGTCATGGACCTGGATCCCCAGGCCCACGCCTCGCTACACCTCGGCATCACCGCGGTCGATGACCAGCCCAGCATGTACGAAATCCTCTGTAGCGATGCGACGATCGCCGAGGCCAAGCGACAGGTGAACGACAACCTGTGCGTGGTGCCGTCCAACCTTGATTTGGCAGCGGCGGAATTGGAATTGGCCGGCGAAGTCGGACGAGAGATGATCCTCCGCGACAAATTGGACGACGACCCCGACGAATACGACTACTTGATCTTGGACTGCCCGCCCAGTTTGGGTGTACTGACGGTCAACGCTCTGGTCGCCGTCAACGAAGTCTTTCTGCCGCTCCAGCCACACTTTCTCGCCCTCCACGGCCTGAGCAAACTGTTGCGGACCATCGAAGTCGTCTCGCGTCGCTTGAACGACCAACTGCGACTGTCCGGCGTCATGCTCTGCATGTACGACTCCAACACCCGATTGGCGGCCGAAGTCAGCACCGATATCGACGAGTTCTTCCAGGCGACCAAGGGCGGACGCGAGTTCTTCCGCGGGGCCAAGTTCTTTGAAACGCGGATCCGCCGCAACGTGCGGCTGGCCGAGGCGCCCAGTTTCGGACAATCGATCTTCCAATACGCTCCCCAAAGCAACGGCTCGATCGACTACCAGGCCCTGGCCGAAGAAGTCATCGCGCAAGAGCAAAACGGTTCCGCCGAAGAACCTGTTGCGGTTGTCCAGCAGCACAACGCAGCGGTCGAGCAACGCATCGCCGCCTGA
- a CDS encoding S1 RNA-binding domain-containing protein, with the protein MAVDLEAIARRGRCDASSLKLALPLIEQGYEAPFLARYRRDELGGLDEATLWGLKAALDAEKSLAEYRDELHQMWQATPLADPAIGDAIRKSGSNRTLQRLAKRLRQETTAGVESDANRLAVRMLNPQKGDPADAAAVAETMESVSDAAAAVEGLGKAIPGRLAGDPRVISAAVRWLSRNAKLHISDVHDPHIAAAEQNQADAEGKQSEPKSNKPDEKTDGAKPAAAADVTAEQETPQAEPATDAAPAAVTETPAATPAAPDENAVASEQAAESPAAESPAAGDTPGEADATDQGPAETSTETKSQPPAEAEGSAAGTQPAEGDQPEAKADGESNAAPATAGADADADLPGFKPDPEEQEKPAAKKSKGKSAAPKKQKKISPRQRRRRWLVSVLKPLEGKRMPATKLSAFQIVMLGRALRSQVAVCAFEYDAAKLVGEIKRAVISLNPGIESILGDVVMQHEADIREAAEAAWWDELHERASTRLVGVVADHLRRQVNRGPVDAKVVMSIDAVGPKTAATAIVSADGRVLHGEDLPCQLSGNVRGQTVAKMGELIHQHHVDLVIVSNGPARRACLIALGDLIAQSPDHTVRWTVADRSGADTYASSDVANSEMRSTPRRFRAAAWIAFSVMHPAQAYAKVDPLRLRLASFQSELSEDALAISLGHIMSSGASRGGVDSNAAPLGWLQQLPGMNPTVAQSLITRREQQLLSSRQELLSLEGWESNVQSRQALPFLRVFESDEVLDGTLIHPDDYALAKKLANALEIELPPPAPPGYEAPSYEKLADIAEPKLVDATTPAQPAPVEDFDHAGEKAGEFKIGDEATAGSDEASAPEQSGDSEGGKPDAPEDSPEDSTEAAAQSAPSDNVSEIAATDGATEASAEDAEATASESDSSVSPEATSETPEAKESEAQESTSTDAAAAVPEPVRRPLPERAKIDKCIKEWQVGRHRVNQVVRWLCDPFGETAISNDPPGVLDTMPTLKTLNPGDQVVGVVVGVMSFGVFVELAPDCSGLIHVSRLSDGYVEDLNEAIQVGDVVTAWVTGIDEKRRRVGLSALSPQQEEQLEKERQNRESSGGRGGYRRDSRSGAGPGRGQGRGQGRQGGGRISAGQGQPAGQAQPAGRGDQAQGGQGRGGGQGRGGQGRGGQGRGGQGRGGQGRGGQGGRGGQGRGGQGGRGGRGRDSRKPRQPESYRVVAKPEAKPISDAMQKGDEPLRSFGDLMQFYSKQEETPAAKESQGKPEKSQPEQQKPEPAKPTENAPPSQPAAVETAVASESACNDAMGNDAMGNDAMGNNAVGKDSAPEKPTEASE; encoded by the coding sequence ATGGCTGTCGATCTAGAAGCGATCGCCCGACGCGGGCGATGCGATGCATCGAGTCTGAAACTTGCCCTGCCGTTGATTGAGCAGGGCTATGAAGCTCCTTTCTTGGCGCGGTACCGCCGCGATGAACTCGGCGGGCTGGACGAAGCGACGCTGTGGGGTCTGAAGGCGGCCTTGGACGCCGAGAAATCGCTGGCAGAGTACCGCGATGAGCTTCACCAGATGTGGCAAGCGACGCCGCTGGCGGATCCGGCGATCGGTGATGCGATCCGCAAAAGCGGCTCCAATCGCACGCTGCAGCGGCTGGCAAAACGACTGCGACAAGAAACCACCGCAGGCGTCGAGAGTGACGCCAACCGGCTGGCCGTGCGGATGCTCAATCCCCAAAAGGGCGATCCTGCCGATGCCGCCGCCGTCGCCGAGACGATGGAATCGGTCTCCGATGCCGCCGCTGCCGTCGAGGGACTGGGCAAGGCGATTCCCGGTCGATTGGCCGGTGATCCTCGGGTGATCAGCGCCGCGGTTCGCTGGCTGAGCCGAAACGCGAAACTTCACATCTCCGATGTGCATGATCCACACATCGCCGCGGCCGAACAAAACCAAGCCGACGCCGAGGGCAAGCAGAGCGAGCCGAAATCGAACAAGCCGGATGAAAAGACGGACGGAGCGAAACCGGCAGCGGCGGCAGATGTGACGGCGGAGCAAGAAACACCGCAAGCCGAACCGGCAACCGATGCAGCACCGGCGGCGGTGACCGAGACGCCGGCTGCAACGCCCGCGGCACCGGACGAAAATGCGGTCGCTTCAGAACAGGCGGCCGAATCACCCGCGGCAGAATCACCTGCGGCCGGAGACACGCCGGGCGAAGCCGACGCGACCGACCAAGGGCCAGCGGAAACGTCGACCGAGACAAAATCGCAACCGCCCGCCGAGGCCGAAGGCAGTGCCGCCGGCACTCAACCGGCCGAAGGGGATCAGCCCGAAGCGAAGGCGGACGGTGAGTCCAACGCCGCGCCCGCGACGGCCGGTGCGGATGCCGACGCCGACCTGCCGGGTTTCAAACCGGATCCGGAAGAACAGGAAAAACCGGCGGCGAAGAAATCGAAAGGGAAATCCGCGGCTCCTAAGAAACAGAAAAAGATTTCCCCGCGTCAACGTCGACGCCGCTGGCTGGTCAGCGTCCTGAAACCGCTGGAAGGCAAGCGGATGCCGGCGACCAAGCTGAGCGCGTTTCAGATCGTCATGCTCGGCCGAGCCCTCCGCAGCCAAGTCGCCGTGTGCGCGTTCGAATACGACGCGGCCAAGTTGGTCGGTGAAATCAAACGTGCCGTGATCAGCCTGAACCCGGGGATCGAATCGATCTTGGGTGACGTCGTGATGCAGCATGAAGCCGACATTCGCGAGGCCGCCGAGGCGGCGTGGTGGGATGAGCTTCACGAACGTGCGTCGACACGGTTGGTCGGTGTCGTCGCCGACCATTTGCGACGCCAGGTCAACCGCGGCCCGGTCGACGCCAAGGTTGTGATGTCGATCGATGCCGTCGGGCCCAAGACCGCCGCGACGGCGATCGTTTCGGCCGACGGACGCGTGCTGCACGGTGAAGATTTGCCGTGTCAGTTGTCGGGAAATGTGCGCGGCCAAACCGTCGCCAAGATGGGCGAATTGATCCACCAACACCACGTCGACTTGGTGATCGTCAGCAACGGGCCCGCGCGGCGTGCCTGCCTGATCGCCCTGGGTGATTTGATCGCACAAAGTCCTGACCACACGGTCCGTTGGACCGTCGCCGATCGCTCGGGCGCCGACACCTATGCCAGCAGCGATGTGGCCAATTCCGAAATGCGATCGACGCCGCGGCGTTTCCGTGCCGCGGCCTGGATCGCGTTCTCCGTCATGCATCCCGCCCAGGCCTATGCCAAAGTCGATCCGTTGCGATTGCGACTGGCATCGTTCCAAAGCGAATTGTCTGAAGACGCCTTGGCGATTTCGCTGGGGCACATCATGTCCAGTGGCGCATCGCGTGGCGGCGTGGACAGCAACGCCGCTCCACTGGGCTGGTTGCAGCAGTTGCCCGGCATGAACCCCACGGTGGCTCAATCGCTGATCACCCGCCGCGAACAACAATTGCTGAGTTCGCGACAGGAACTGTTGTCGCTTGAAGGCTGGGAATCGAACGTGCAGTCGCGTCAGGCGCTGCCGTTTTTGCGGGTCTTTGAGAGCGACGAGGTGCTCGACGGAACACTGATTCACCCCGACGATTACGCGCTGGCTAAAAAGCTTGCCAACGCACTCGAGATCGAACTGCCTCCGCCGGCACCGCCCGGGTACGAAGCACCCAGCTACGAAAAACTGGCCGACATCGCCGAACCCAAGCTGGTCGATGCGACGACGCCCGCCCAGCCGGCTCCGGTCGAAGATTTCGACCACGCCGGTGAAAAGGCCGGTGAGTTTAAGATCGGCGACGAGGCGACAGCCGGCAGTGACGAAGCGAGTGCTCCGGAACAAAGCGGTGACTCCGAAGGCGGAAAGCCTGACGCGCCCGAGGATTCACCCGAGGATTCAACCGAGGCCGCCGCCCAGTCGGCACCATCGGACAATGTCAGCGAAATTGCCGCGACCGACGGAGCCACCGAAGCGTCCGCAGAGGATGCGGAGGCAACGGCAAGCGAATCCGATTCGTCGGTGAGTCCTGAAGCAACGAGCGAGACACCAGAGGCGAAGGAATCCGAAGCCCAAGAATCGACAAGCACCGACGCAGCGGCGGCGGTGCCCGAGCCGGTTCGGCGGCCGCTGCCCGAACGCGCCAAAATCGACAAGTGCATCAAGGAGTGGCAAGTCGGACGCCATCGCGTCAACCAAGTGGTCCGATGGCTGTGCGACCCCTTCGGCGAAACCGCAATCAGCAACGATCCTCCCGGCGTGTTGGACACGATGCCCACGCTAAAAACACTCAACCCCGGCGACCAAGTGGTCGGCGTCGTGGTCGGAGTGATGAGCTTTGGCGTATTCGTCGAACTGGCCCCGGATTGCAGCGGTCTGATTCATGTCAGCCGGCTGAGTGACGGATACGTCGAAGATCTGAACGAAGCCATTCAAGTCGGCGATGTGGTCACCGCTTGGGTCACGGGCATCGACGAAAAACGACGCCGCGTCGGTTTGAGTGCCCTGTCGCCGCAACAAGAGGAACAGCTGGAAAAGGAACGCCAAAATCGCGAATCCTCCGGTGGCCGTGGCGGGTACCGCCGCGATAGCCGGTCCGGTGCCGGACCGGGTCGGGGACAAGGACGCGGCCAGGGACGTCAAGGCGGCGGACGCATTTCCGCCGGTCAAGGTCAACCCGCCGGCCAAGCACAGCCCGCTGGTCGCGGCGATCAAGCCCAAGGAGGGCAGGGTCGTGGGGGCGGTCAAGGTCGCGGTGGCCAGGGCCGCGGCGGACAGGGACGTGGCGGACAGGGACGTGGCGGACAGGGACGTGGCGGACAGGGAGGGCGTGGTGGACAGGGACGCGGAGGCCAGGGAGGTCGTGGCGGACGCGGACG